The proteins below are encoded in one region of Aspergillus nidulans FGSC A4 chromosome III:
- a CDS encoding putative glutaminase (transcript_id=CADANIAT00005500), with protein MRLSLAVLTAALQATVGTASTLTPPVLPLIVRNPYLSTWLGNARDVPWSKWPMFYTGEEIGLGLMAQVPSTGTVYPLLGKPHESLTESIPLEYPTYLGAKYDASTTNLTYSIKYLADSTPLNITVSFLSPITPTSTLRQSIPASYITVYTESEVTVNVYLDINGRWVSNDANSKITWQFETERASLQTSPTLQRWTLQRENQLLLSELHDRAEWGAIHLTGPADVQYQSGSAPSVRRTFAARGSLTNVNDAGFRTIGDREPVFAFSKSFVPSRKSGLTTDSVTFTIALIQDPVVQYASARGLTMMRPLWKSWFNSVESLLSFHYFDFANAASLAFNYSLQLAEDAYQSGAQDYVDIVALSARQVMGATTFSGTPEDPILFLKEISSNGNFQTIDVIFPSFPFFLYTNPRWLAYLLEPLIEHMLSGQYPNKYAMHDLGTHFPNATGHPDGKDEYMPVEECGNILIMGLAVVNSMLYDEDSAASSIWSTQGEAAPVTEDNAGFFPLNEFQTLSGIALQDGKWGGPASGRRQAEAWIQRSYSLWTQWTGYLIEYALEPERQLSTDDFAGWLALQTNLALKGIIGINAMSKLAEIGGYTEDVVHYKNISDTYITKWEELGMSRDGIHAKLSYNWYGSWTTIYNLYADAQLCFHLENTPLDRSPFSPMQDDNSQTPLNSKPQQPKQGFVPQHIYTKQSNWYHNVRQRYGLPLDSRHLYTKTDWEFFAVAVASQSVRTEILESVAKWVNETSTDLPFTDLHDTEGSGGFPGPNFYARPVVGGHFAFLALQRACGGKAVEGLRFLDDDTYSEKVDDAYEDFVREDL; from the exons ATGAGACTGTCTCTAGCTGTGCTGACAGCTGCGCTTCAAGCGACTGTCGGCACGGCCTCGACCTTGACTCCGCCTGTCTTGCCTTTGATCGTGCGGAACCCCTACCTAAGTACTTGGCTGGGCAATGCCCGCGATGTGCCTTGGTCGAAATGGCCTATGTTCTATACCGGAGAGGAAATTGGTCTTGGGTTGATGGCCCAGGTCCCCAGCACGGGCACAGTGTATCCCCTACTGGGCAAGCCGCATGAGAGTCTAACAGA GTCAATACCATTAGAATACCCCACATATCTTGGAGCAAAATACGATGCGTCTACCACGAATCTAACATACAGTATCAAGTATTTAGCAGATTCTACGCCGCTCAATATCACAGTCTCGTTCCTATCTCCCATAACGCCGACATCGACTCTGCGGCAGTCGATTCCGGCTTCTTATATAACTGTATATACTGAGAGTGAGGTGACTGTTAATGTTTACCTAGACATCAATGGCCGTTGGGTCAGCAATGACGCAAATAGCAAGATTACTTGGCAGTTTGAGACGGAGCGGGCTTCTCTACAAACCTCGCCAACCCTACAGAGATGGACTTTGCAAAGAGAGAACCAATTGCTTTTATCTGAACTGCATGATAGGGCAGAATGGGGTGCCATCCACCTCACTGGTCCTGCT GATGTCCAATACCAGTCCGGATCGGCTCCATCAGTGAGACGTACATTCGCTGCGCGAGGTTCTTTGACAAACGTGAATGATGCTGGTTTCCGGACGATAGGAGACCGGGAGcctgtcttcgccttctccaagTCGTTCGTGCCCTCCCGGAAGTCCGGCCTGACGACCGATAGCGTCACCTTCACCATTGCCCTAATTCAGGACCCGGTCGTGCAGTACGCTTCGGCGCGCGGTCTGACTATGATGCGCCCTCTCTGGAAATCGTGGTTCAACAGTGTTGAATCGTTATTGAGTTTCCACTATTTTGACTTTGCCAATGCCGCATCCCTGGCTTTCAACTACTCTCTGCAATTGGCCGAGGATGCATATCAGTCTGGTGCACAAGACTATGTCGATATAGTGGCTCTTTCCGCTCGACAGGTGATGGGTGCGACGACTTTCTCGGGCACTCCAGAAGACCCAATTCTATTCCTGAAGGAGATATCTTCCAACGGGAACTTCCAGACTATCGATGTCATTTTCCCCTCTTTcccgttcttcttgtataCGAACCCGCGCTGGCTTGCATATCTTCTTGAGCCTTTGATAGAGCACATGCTTAGCGGGCAATATCCCAACAAGTACGCTATGCATGATTTGGGGACGCATTTCCCCAATGCCACTGGACATCCCGACGGAAAGGACGAATATATGCCGGTGGAAGAGTGCGGCAACATCCTCATAATGGGACTGGCAGTCGTGAACTCGATGCTCTATGATGAAGATTCCGCTGCGTCATCGATCTGGTCCACACAAGGTGAAGCAGCGCCCGTCACGGAAGATAACGCTGGCTTCTTCCCTCTGAATGAGTTTCAGACTCTCTCGGGTATCGCGTTACAGGATGGAAAATGGGGAGGCCCTGCCTCTGGGCGTCGTCAAGCCGAAGCATGGATCCAGCGCAGCTACAGTCTCTGGACACAATGGACCGGCTATTTAATCGAGTACGCACTGGAACCTGAGAGACAGC TGTCTACCGATGATTTCGCCGGCTGGCTTGCGCTTCAGACAAATTTAGCCCTAAAAGGCATTATTGGAATCAACGCCATGAGCAAACTTGCCGAGATCGGTGGATACACAGAAGACGTCGTACACTACAAG AATATCTCTGACACCTACATCACCAAATGGGAAGAGTTAGGCATGTCGCGAGACGGCATCCACGCCAAACTCTCCTATAACTGGTATGGCTCCTGGACAACGATCTACAACCTCTACGCCGATGCCCAGCTCTGCTTTCATCTCGAAAACACCCCTCTCGATCGCTCTCCATTCTCACCCATGCAAGACGACAATTCCCAAACCCCTCTCAACAGCAAACCTCAACAACCAAAACAAGGCTTCGTGCCCCAGCACATCTATACCAAACAATCAAATTGGTACCACAACGTGCGCCAGAGATATGGCCTCCCGCTGGACAGCCGCCATCTTTACACAAAGACGGACTGGGAGttcttcgccgtcgctgtCGCGTCCCAGAGCGTCCGCACTGAGATTCTCGAGTCCGTGGCTAAATGGGTTAACGAAACATCCACCGACCTGCCATTTACGGATCTCCATGATACGGAGGGGAGCGGGGGATTCCCCGGGCCCAATTTCTATGCGAGACCGGTTGTTGGTGGACATTTTGCTTTTTTGGCGCTGCAGAGGGCTTGTGGAGGGAAAGCAGTAGAAGGGTTAAGGTTCTTGGATGATGATACTTATTCTGAGAAGGTTGATGATGCGTACGAGGACTTTGTTAGAGAGGATttgtga
- the stm1 gene encoding putative telomere and ribosome associated protein Stm1 (transcript_id=CADANIAT00005501) — protein MADVRSKNLYELLGNDPELDPNREPEPPTRALDKPAPRHGKRDAPKEAPSRPEGQTSRRGPRATGNEAAFRDRNAGSRSNREKPVDEAGKESNVRYDRGGRPARRDRQSRTGQADTRKQVNQGWGNQDGEKTWDDEKAADNIAKADENEPQTPAEESEEPADKSKSFAEYLAEKAAREDLAAKPVRAPNEGTKTDKWANAKEFKRNEEEEAYIPGKEKESKGVKQRKEKTYLDVDMRFVEPPRTGGGAPRGRGRGGRGAGRGDRGSGRGGRGNGPRSERPAPVTVDEKNFPSLGGK, from the exons ATGGCGGACGTCCGGTCCAAG AACCTGTACGAGCTTCTTG GAAATGATCCCGAGTTAGACCCCAACAGAGAGCCTGAGCCTCCCACAAGGGCTCTGGACAAGCCTGCCCCCCGACACGGCAAGCGTGACGCTCCCAAGGAAGCCCCTTCTCGCCCTGAGGGACAAACTTCTCGCCGTGGTCCCCGTGCTACTGGCAATGAGGCTG CTTTCCGCGACCGCAACGccggcagccgcagcaaccGTGAGAAGCCTGTTGATGAGGCCGGCAAGGAGTCCAATGTCCGATATGACCGTGGTGGACGCCCTGCCCGTCGTGACCGCCAGTCCCGCACTGGTCAGGC CGACACCCGCAAGCAGGTGAACCAAGGCTGGGGCAACCAGGATGGTGAGAAGACTTGGGACGACGAGAAGGCCGCCGACAACATTGCCAAGGCCGATGAGAACGAGCCCCAGACCCCTGCTGAGGAGTCTGAGGAGCCCGCCGACAAGTCCAAGTCTTTCGCCGAGTAccttgctgagaaggctgcCCGTGAGGACCTTGCCGCTAAGCCCGTCCGTGCTCCCAATGAGGGTACCAAGACCGACAAGTGGGCCAACGCAAAGGAGTTCAAGCgcaatgaagaagaggaggcctACATTCcgggcaaggagaaggaaagcaAGGGCGTCAAGCAGCGCAAGGAGAAGACCTACCTCGACGTTGACATGCGTTTCGTTGAGCCTCCCCGCactggcggcggcgctcCCCGTGGTCGTGGCCGTGGTGGTCGCGGTGCTGGTCGTGGCGACCGTGGCTCtggccgtggtggccgtGGTAACGGACCCCGCAGCGAGCGTCCTGCCCCCGTCACCGTTGACGAGAAGAACTTCCCCAGCCTTGGTGGCAAATAA
- a CDS encoding protein meaB (transcript_id=CADANIAT00005502), with amino-acid sequence MVSMVEASILNHNDMAMDQVAPKSEPLNEGSISSAVSTPDPEGEVLTQDVAQTQKRKGGRKPIYATSEERKQRNRQAQAAFRERRTEYIRQLESTIKRNEESLQTLQQNHRTAADECLMLRYKNSLLERILLEKGIDVQAELRLKAGTPNGPGKPSPITTKAPSLQQAAISRSSAQRHPSGLAPKEPFSVPQSRDGGFGIPSPQFQATPPSHVSSPSHAKSPNYGFQGALSPAGVDPQAQRSQMLTHSRNISQTSPPMSVGQPEPTEPKSAVSASMGSRAPRLPSAYYPSPFQKHYDQLEQEYDAQADMIDDEHESSVGTSSFVPGYNPSSSVSNASHPMNPHGMNPYNHSSGEAVNGAYGNTSAMMGNYEPMLDADPFGLSASMHFQTPFSYEQNNARQ; translated from the exons ATGGTTTCTATGGTCGAGGCCTCCATTTTGAACCATAATGACATGGCCATGGACCAGGTCGCCCCCAAGTCAGAACCCCTAAACGAAGGCTCGATCAGTTCAGCCGTCTCAACGCCAGACCCCGAGGGTGAGGTCTTGACGCAAGATGTCGCCCAGACACAGAAGCGGAAGGGTGGCAGGAAACCT ATCTATGCGACCTCGGAAGAGCGTAAGCAGCGCAATCGCCAGGCCCAGGCGGCCTTTCGTGAGCGTCGCACAGAGTacatccgccagctcgagTCCACCATCAAGCGCAATGAAGAGTCCCTGCAGACCTTGCAGCAGAATCATCGCACCGCTGCAGATGAATGCTTGATGCTGCGTTACAAGAATTCTCTTCTCGAGcgcatccttcttgaaaaAG GAATCGATGTTCAAGCTGAACTACGCTTGAAAGCGGGAACGCCCAATGGCCCGGGGAAACCTAGTCCTATAACTACTAAAGCTCCATCCCTGCAACAAGCTGCAATTAGCCGAAGCTCGGCCCAACGACACCCTAGCGGCCTCGCCCCCAAGGAGCCTTTCAGTGTTCCCCAGTCGCGCGATGGTGGCTTCGGTATCCCGTCGCCCCAGTTTCAGGCTACGCCTCCCTCCCATGTCTCCTCACCATCGCACGCCAAGTCACCCAACTACGGGTTCCAGGGAGCTTTGTCGCCTGCCGGTGTCGATCCTCAAGCACAGCGGTCCCAAATGCTCACTCACTCGAGAAACATAAGCCAAACTTCTCCACCCATGAGCGTTGGCCAGCCTGAGCCCACCGAACCGAAGTCTGCCGTATCGGCTAGTATGGGCTCTCGAGCTCCCCGTCTCCCTTCTGCGTACTATCCATCGCCATTTCAGAAACATTATGATCAATTAG AACAAGAATATGATGCGCAAGCGGACATGATTGATGACGAGCACGAATCATCTGTCGGTACTTCATCTTTCGTACCCGGGTACAACCCCTCAAGCTCAGTCTCGAATGCTTCTCACCCCATGAACCCTCATGGTATGAATCCATACAACCACTCTTCTGGGGAAGCTGTCAACGGGGCATACGGCAATACGAGCGCCATGATGGGAAACTATGAGCCGATGCTAGACGCCGATCCATTTGGACTGAGCGCCAGTATGCACTTTCAGACCCCGTTCAGCTACGAGCAAAATAATGCACGTCAATGA
- the pex19 gene encoding putative peroxisomal membrane protein receptor Pex19 (transcript_id=CADANIAT00005503), producing MASTASAAGDSQPPPEQTQQQTTTTVQSDANTQESTTTPASTEAPKPEPSQQQQKQSGDDDGDDDSDFDELDEVLDDFKPKPQTDTPAPQPPKPPVPAPEDFDELAFMNQLEKDMAKMMGQAAQQSGVSDPAGFEDTINQGADAFTKQLEESGIAPGDFIKQLLADVMAEEGEKGQSSASAPTGASVGAAPAPAGSEAGAGPESFNDAIQRTINRMKESGDKATAAASEDNADDLIAQLLKAMEAGGDGSGGDEGDLTKIFMGMMEQLSNKDMLYEPMKELDTKFGPWLKENKGKGKVSDADMERYEKQAQLVGEIVRKFEEPSYTDEDPGCREYVWEKMQAMQAAGNPPDELVANPWMDDLKNGGGGIPDCPQQ from the exons ATGGCATCAACCGCGTCGGCTGCGGGCGACTCACAGCCTCCCCCTGAGCAGACACAGCAGCAGACAACCACTACAGTACAATCAGATGCAAATACACAAGAGTCAACTACGACACCCGCTTCAACAGAAGCGCCGAAGCCTGAACCCAGccagcaacaacaaaagCAGTCgggcgacgacgacggcgacgatgatTCGGACTTTGACGAATTGGATG AGGTTCTCGATGACTTCAAACCAAAACCCCAAACTGACACCcccgcaccgcaaccccCCAAACCCCCCGTGCCCGCCCCGGAAGACTTCGACGAGCTCGCCTTCATGAaccagctggagaaggatatGGCCAAAATGATGGGTCAAGCGGCGCAGCAATCCGGCGTTTCGGACCCCGCAGGTTTCGAGGACACAATTAATCAGGGCGCGGATGCGTTCACAAAACAGTTAGAGGAGAGTGGGATTGCACCGGGCGATTTCATCAAGCAGCTTTTAGCCGATGTCatggcagaagaaggagaaaagggtcagtcatcagcatcagcgccAACCGGCGCTTCTGTtggagcagcaccagcaccagcaggaagCGAAGCCGGCGCAGGTCCAGAATCATTTAACGATGCAATCCAACGAACGATCAACCGGATGAAAGAATCCGGCGACAAAGCGACTGCCGCCGCATCAGAAGATAATGCAGACGACCTCATTGCACAGCTCCTCAAGGCCATGGAAGCTGGCGGCGACGGGTCTGGCGGCGATGAAGGCGACCTGACCAAAATCTTTATGGGTATGATGGAGCAACTGTCTAACAAAGACATGCTCTACGAGCCGATGAAAGAACTGGACACGAAATTCGGGCCCTGGCTGAAGGAAAACAAGGGAAAGGGGAAAGTTTCCGATGCTGATATGGAGCGGTACGAAAAGCAGGCCCAACTGGTCGGGGAAATTGTGAGGAAGTTCGAGGAGCCAAGTTATACGGATGAGGATCCAGGGTGTCGCGAGTATGTATGGGAGAAGATGCAGGCT ATGCAAGCAGCTGGAAATCCACCAGATGAACTTGTTGCTAATCCTTGGATGGATGACCTCAAGAacggcggtggtggtatCCCCGATTGTCCGCAGCAATGA
- a CDS encoding uncharacterized protein (transcript_id=CADANIAT00005504), whose protein sequence is MAWMQEPPNKPDPHNFLSNIARQSSPSRYAILQLTCQPKPQDSRAMITQSALRTIAHLWIVSTFLALAFDPLGIKYEVTGTHLARRITETGDSERPYEVDGNTFIANTDSSASFSLEDCQNQQTDPPSVADGSSSMSVASVDSSDTSESEAETAASNTASSNIDSESAESKTADNYAGELSTTESDADGSDNSEPTTVSVAASGAVESEATGSERASDTGDSDTGGSDTTGASDTTESNAAGSNPAEADSGESGADETEAGHTKTETMEASPVLVAQTTIPYDSEFDLRARGSAFPSAFLQSPFITRGHRCDPIYYPSLPTSYSSKRATVGSGTSSAAIYQELFVLLVIQAAFRSYNLRESQSPTRQPPFHHRYNLRRQRAKLLLSYQAIAMFAALAPMQPVSNNPSQYPWTPVHPSPLSPRRLSTTAAPFAAAAAASTPTPQPQFQPPVFTFTPSPSPNQRNLGVTSPSRNLKANADANANTNGTTSPTPSSTYANRYRNTISNPLFAHSTKRTYTSSASPRARSVRRNAFLNRVKQDRDNGRVDARAEQLAYMDDIAEQKEWAESMKRRAEEIQAEYGLGIEEWEGEDEYECLDAGVADEAAIRALDEYIEQERAMEMALLEGVDGDTNMSAGHLPGGTGHKANDAASSFSDEEYDNIFMDLVDHNPPEDTEMSG, encoded by the exons ATGGCGTGGATGCAGGAACCTCCCAACAAGCC GGATCCCCATAATTTCCTGTCAAACATTGCTCGCCAATCGAGCCCTTCACGTTACGCAATACTACAATTAACCTGCCAGCCGAAACCTCAAGACTCGAGAGCGATGATCACGCAGTCGGCGCTCCGCACTATTGCACATCTATGGATCGTCTCTACTTTCCTCGCTTTAGCGTTCGATCCATTGGGAATTAAGTACGAGGTCACAGGTACTCATCTAGCTCGGCGC ATCACCGAGACCGGCGACTCCGAGAGACCATATGAGGTAGACGGGAATACCTTT ATCGCCAACACGGATAGCTCAGCATCGTTCTCGCTAGAGGATTGTCAGAATCAACAGA CTGATCCGCCGTCGGTTGCAGATGGAAGTAGTTCCATGAGCGTCGCTTCAGTCGACAGTTCTGATACTTCCGAGAGTGAAGCCGAGACCGCGGCATCAAATACGGCAAGCTCAAACATTGATTCAGAGTCAGCAGAGTCAAAGACAGCGGACAATTATGCTGGAGAATTGAGTACGACGGAATCAGACGCGGATGGATCTGACAATTCTGAACCGACTACAGTATCAGTAGCAGCCTCAGGCGCAGTGGAGTCAGAGGCCACAGGTTCTGAGAGAGCATCGGATACAGGGGATTCAGATACAGGGGGCTCGGATACAACGGGTGCCTCGGACACAACGGAATCCAACGCAGCCGGGTCAAATCCAGCCGAAGCAGATTCAGGAGAATCAGGTGCAGACGAGACAGAAGCAGGCCATACCAAAACGGAAACAATGGAGGCAAGCCCGGTGCTGGTAGCACAGACCACAATCCCTTATGACTCAGAATTTGATCTC CGTGCACGTGGCAGCGCGTTTCCAAGCGCGTTTCTACAGAGCCCGTTTATCACCCGCGGTCACCGTTGCGATCCAATATATTACCCCAGTTTGCCTACTTCTTACAGCTCAAAAAGAGCCACGGTTGGATCTGGAACTTCCAGCGCGGCTATCTATCAAGAATTATTTGTACTCCTGGTGATTCAAGCTGCTTTCCGGTCGTACAATCTCCGCGAAAGCCAAAGCCCAACCCGCCAACCTCCATTTCATCATCGCTATAACCTGCGGCGACAGCGGGCTAAGCTTCTGCTCTCATATCAAGCAATCGCCATGTTCGCCGCACTCGCGCCAATGCAACCGGTATCCAATAATCCATCTCAATACCCTTGGACGCCCGTCCACCCGTCGCCGCTCTCCCCGCGCAGACTATCAACGACAGCAGCGCCtttcgctgctgctgctgccgcatCCACACCAACACCACAACCGCAATTCCAACCTCCGGTATTTACCTTTAcaccctcaccctcaccAAATCAAAGGAATTTGGGGGTAACCTCACCCTCACGGAACCTTAAAGCCAATGCGGATGCAAACGCCAATACCAACGGCACCACCTCACCAACCCCTAGCTCGACCTACGCAAACCGCTACAGAAACACAATTTCAAACCCTCTCTTCGCACACTCCACAAAACGTACATACACATCATCAGCCTCCCCGCGCGCGCGTTCCGTCCGGCGTAACGCTTTCCTCAACCGCGTCAAGCAAGACCGCGACAATGGGCGCGTTGATGCTCGCGCCGAGCAATTGGCATACATGGATGACATCGCGGAACAGAAGGAGTGGGCTGAGAGCATGAAGAGGAGGGCGGAGGAGATTCAGGCAGAGTATGGGCTGGGGATTGAGGAAtgggagggtgaggatgagtATGAGTGTCTTGATGCGG GAGTAGCGGATGAAGCAGCAATCCGAGCACTGGATGAATATATTGAGCAAGAGCGCGCTATGGAGATGGCGCTGCTGGAGGGGGTTGATGGGGATACTAATATGAGTGCTGGGCATCTACCAGGTGGGACAGGACACAAAGCCAACGATGCGGCTTCGTCATTCAGCGACGAGGAATACGACAATATTTTCATGGATTTGGTGGATCACAATCCTCCTGAGGACACGGAGATGTCTGGTTGA
- the midA gene encoding putative cell wall protein (transcript_id=CADANIAT00005505), which yields MRVTALPFFLYSLSLVAVVAGQSTQVTDSISDVTDALPTPTQTSATDTDSDTETTTSESSSTTTTEPTTTSSSTSSSDDETSSGTTTSSSSTSTSDPTTTTTSDTDTTTTSSSTDPDPTTTSTSSSDDDSSTTRTPTVTTITTTQTIDGTPVPTTYTSTNSEASESTESPGLSGSSGDSDSGLDSNQKKIIIGVVVGVGGAILIGAIGVVAWRIRARRRAAADDDATDLMSGTAVGSGVREKAPSPSGGTPFRSTLDQYHNPGPVNAASNF from the coding sequence ATGCGGGTCACTGCTCTCCCGTTCTTTCTCTACTCGCTCTCTCTCGTGGCTGTGGTAGCGGGTCAGAGCACACAGGTCACAGATTCCATCTCGGATGTCACCGACGCTCTTCCGACACCCACCCAGACCTCTGCTACAGACACCGATTCTGACACCGAAACCACTACCTCTGAATCTTCCAGTACGACGACGACAGAGCCAACAACAACGTCGagttcaacaagctcgtCCGATGATGAAACCAGCTCTGGCACTActacatcatcctcgtctaCCTCAACGTCGGATCCCACAACCACAACGACGAGCGACACTGATACCACGACCACTTCATCAAGCACTGATCCGGATCCCACAACCACTAGCACGAGCTCTTCAGATGATGACAGCTCGACGACACGCACTCCGACCGTGACCACCATCACAACAACCCAGACTATTGATGGAACGCCAGTTCCTACCACATACACTAGCACAAACAGTGAAGCCAGTGAATCTACGGAATCCCCCGGCTTGAGCGGGTCTTCTGGCGATTCCGACTCTGGCCTGGACTCCAACCAGAAGAAAATAATCATCGGTGTCGtcgttggtgttggtggtgccATCCTGATTGGTGCTATTGGGGTGGTTGCTTGGAGGATACGTGCCCGGAGGCGGGCTGCTGCGGATGACGACGCTACCGACCTTATGAGCGGCACTGCCGTCGGCTCTGGTGTCCGTGAGAAAGCCCCAAGCCCTTCTGGGGGCACTCCCTTCAGGTCTACGCTCGACCAGTACCACAACCCTGGCCCCGTCAATGCTGCGTCAAACTTTTAA
- the ptpB gene encoding tyrosine protein phosphatase PTP1 (transcript_id=CADANIAT00005506), which produces MAHPTIKIDTSVQANKRSHPDNEDGVGVVDGSDDDNPEMELGDNEHVPPFLRQSVLDIRHKFEELEYMQGTRILEGSRANDPSHRWALDADPEVRARNRYANVQAWANSRIHLRVPEGECDFINASPIVLRDSVSQEERKYIATQGPRLDDLYHFWNMVFHETGEVAVVVMLTQTMEAGREKCSQYFPLEIENPMYLRQDNSNPHLESEQQELEGGDVLGHITLLESTWDLECRSEIRRLQLTLGSDSKTVWHFLFAGWADYSKPVGDDRDALLHLIKLSASKASSPQNPRIVHCSAGVGRTGTFIALDHLLQELESGQLLKVTDEDIDPVFETVNLMREQRMMMVYNEMQLIFIYEVLREQVDIILEKTYGISRQRSVARSAKIAKLSEEDYLPAPKPELEAAGDLSDTRAPEHSDTD; this is translated from the exons ATGGCGCATCCCACCATTAAAATTGATACAAGCGTCCAAGCCAACAAGCGCTCGCACCCGGATAATGAGGATGGAGTCGGCGTTGTGGATGGATCAGATGATGACAACCCGGAGATGGAGCTGGGGGATAATGAACATGTTCCCCCCTTCCTTCGCCAGTCGGTTCTTG ATATCCGTCATAAGttcgaagagctggaataCATGCAAGGAACTCGAATCTTGGAGGGGTCCCGGGCGAACGACCCCTCGCACCGTTGGGCGCTCGACGCGGATCCCGAAGTCAGGGCTAGGAATCGATATGCGAATGTACAAGCGTGGGCGAATTCTCGCATACACCTACGGGTTCCTGAAGGCGAATGTGATTTTATAAATGCATCGCCTATCGTCCTTAGGGATTCGGTTTCGCAAGAGGAAAGGAAATATATCGCAACACAG GGTCCCAGGCTAGACGACCTCTACCACTTTTGGAATATGGTTTTCCATGAAACCGGAGAAGTGGCAGTGGTTGTCATGCTTACACAAACGATGGAAGCGGGTCGCGAGAAGTGCTCCCAGTACTTTCCGCTCGAGATCGAAAATCCGATGTATCTACGGCAGGACAACAGCAATCCCCATCTTGAAAGTGAACAGCAAGAGTTGGAAGGTGGAGATGTGCTTGGTCACATCACCCTCCTGGAAAGCACATGGGATCTAGAATGTCGTTCTGAAATCCGACGGCTCCAGCTCACATTGGGTTCCGATTCCAAGACGGTGTGGCATTTCTTATTTGCAGGTTGGGCAGATTATTCTAAACCTGTTGGCGACGATCGCGATGCACTCCTCCACCTGATAAAGCTGTCAGCCTCTaaagcttcctctccacAGAATCCTCGAATTGTTCATTGCAGCGCCGGAGTCGGGCGAACCGGCACCTTCATTGCACTTGACCATCTCTTACAGGAACTGGAGTCAGGTCAACTATTAAAGGTCACTGATGAAGACATAGATCCTGTATTTGAGACGGTGAACCTGATGCGCGAGCAGCGAATGATGATGGTGTATAACGAGATGCAGCTGATTTTTATATACGAAGTCTTGCGCGAGCAAGTTGACATCATCCTAGAGAAGACATATGGCATCAGCCGCCAGCGGTCAGTTGCCAGGTCCGCTAAAATAGCGAAACTCTCCGAAGAGGACTATCTACCTGCACCAAAACCGGAGTTGGAGGCTGCTGGGGACCTTTCTGACACCAGGGCCCCTGAGCACTCTGATACTGATTGA
- a CDS encoding VanZ family protein (transcript_id=CADANIAT00005507), which yields MRIRYPFAGAFIFLLILSAYIGLLPHSESSSIPANLQPNDKLLHVVIFFLISLIFYWIPDTSRRRTLHLTLVVCTLALGVGSEILQGILPNGRSFDPFDLLANIVGSLGAVGLCGWYHRRMLERRRKSRFGSLGEGGEDDVELGMSPDHREREQLEPQESGVVNLEQEVDNWDENAVDTWDTEDGDDPSSGLTGKAAADKDQKGLAEGKRND from the exons ATGCGAATCCGATATCCTTTTGCAG gggccttcatcttcctcctaATTTTATCCGCCTACATAGGCCTTCTTCCACACAGCGAATCGTCCTCCATTCCTGCCAATCTACAACCAAATGACAAGCTCCTTCAcgtcgtcatcttcttcctcatctccctCATTTTCTACTGGATTCCCGACACCTCCCGCCGGCGTACGCTCCATTTGACCCTGGTTGTCTGCACCCTTGCCCTCGGCGTCGGATCCGAAATCCTCCAAGGAATTCTCCCCAACGGTCGGTCCTTCGACCCTTTCGACCTGCTAGCCAATATTGTCGGAAGTCTCGGTGCAGTCGGGCTATGCGGTTGGTATCACCGGCGGATGTTGGAACGGCGGCGCAAGTCCCGATTCGGGTCCCTCGGTGAgggcggcgaagacgatgtCGAGCTTGGTATGAGCCCGGATCACCGTGAGAGAGAGCAACTAGAGCCGCAGGAATCTGGTGTGGTCAATCTAGAGCAGGAGGTTGATAACTGGGATGAGAATGCTGTCGACACTTGGGACACAGAAGATGGCGACGACCCCAGTAGCGGCTTGACTGGgaaggctgctgcagatAAAGATCAGAAGGGTCTTgcagaagggaagaggaatgACTAA